From the Primulina tabacum isolate GXHZ01 chromosome 3, ASM2559414v2, whole genome shotgun sequence genome, one window contains:
- the LOC142540446 gene encoding putative serine/threonine protein phosphatase 2A regulatory subunit B''delta, whose protein sequence is MDAVNADIASLDAELLQLPELSSLAIKANNYVVENLFDQWLSLPETNSLVKSLLNNAKGGGSFNVAGTSSTTNVGANNALPSMFPGGSTPPLSPRSSSGSPRIMKHRPGPSAFGSPLKLVNEPVKELIPQFYFLNGRPPPNELKERCLFRVNQFFYGHMDGLQMNDFKLVTKEICKLPSFFSTVLFRKIDNDRTGIVTRDAFVDYWINGNMLTNETATQIFTILKQPDLKYLTQGDFKPLLRELLATHPGLEFLQSTPEFQERYAETVIYRIFYYVNRSGNGHLTLRELRRSNLVAAMQHADEEEDINKVLRYFSYEHFYVIYCKFWELDTDHDFLIDKENLIRYGNHALTYRIVDRIFSQVPRKFTSKIEGKMGYEDFVYFILSEEDKSSEPSLEYWFKCIDLDGNGAITRNEMQFFYEEQLHRMECMAQEPVLFEDILCQIVDMINPEDEGYFTLNDLKGAKLSGSVFNILFNLNKFMAFETRDPFLIRQERENPSLTEWDRFAHREYIRLSMEEDAEDVSNGSADIWDDSLEAPF, encoded by the exons ATGGATGCTGTCAATGCCGATATTGCGAGCCTCGATGCTGAACTCCTGCAGCTTCCCGAGTTGTCTTCTTTGGCTATAAAAGCTAACAATTACGTCGTTGAGAATCTGTTTGATCAGTGGCTGTCCCTTCCTGAAACCAATTCTTTG GTAAAATCTTTGCTGAATAACGCCAAGGGAGGTGGTTCATTTAATGTAGCTGGTACGTCATCTACCACAAATGTTGGAGCAAATAATGCACTGCCTTCTATGTTTCCTGGTGGGAGTACACCTCCACTTTCACCTAGAAGCTCATCGGGTTCACCTCGAATTATGAAACATAGGCCTGGGCCATCTGCATTCGGCTCTCCCCTGAAATTAGTGAATGAGCCTGTAAAAGAGCTTATACCTCAG TTTTACTTTCTAAATGGCCGCCCACCGCCAAATGAGTTGAAAGAGCGATGCTTGTTTAGAGTGAATCAGTTTTTCTATGGTCACATGGATGGACTCCAAATGAATG attttaaacTGGTGACAAAGGAGATTTGCAAGCTCCCATCATTCTTCTCTACTGTTCTCTTCAGAAAGATAGATAATGATCGCACTGGAATCGTGACCAG GGACGCCTTTGTTGATTATTGGATCAATGGAAACATGTTGACAAATGAAACTGCAACACAAATATTCACGATTTTGAAGCAGCCTGATCTGAAATATTTAACTCAG GGTGATTTCAAACCTTTGCTTCGCGAACTTTTGGCAACTCATCCGGGGTTGGAGTTCTTGCAGAGTACCCCTGAATTTCAGGAAAGATATG CCGAAACAGTGATATACAGAATATTTTACTACGTGAATAGATCGGGTAATGGCCATCTTACCCTCAGGGAGCTTAGGCGTTCAAACTTAGTTGCTGCAATGCAACATGCTGATGAGGAAGAGGATATCAACAAAGTCTTGCG GTACTTCTCCTATGAGCatttttatgttatatattgcAAGTTCTGGGAGCTGGACACGGACCATGATTTCCTGATTGACAAAGAGAACCTCATTAGATATGGTAACCATGCACTTACGTACAGGATTGTTGATAGAATATTTTCTCAG GTACCCAGAAAGTTCACGAGTAAGATTGAAGGAAAGATGGGATATGAAGATTTTGTTTACTTCATATTGTCAGAGGAGGATAAATCATCTGAGCCTAGTCTCGAGTATTG GTTCAAGTGCATAGATTTAGATGGAAATGGAGCTATTACAAGAAATGAAATGCAATTTTTTTACGAAGAACAGCTGCACAGAATGGAATGCATGGCCCAAGAGCCTGTGCTATTTGAGGATATTTTGTGTCAGATAGTTGACATGATTAATCCAGAG GATGAGGGCTATTTTACGTTAAATGACTTAAAAGGAGCCAAACTCTCAGGCAGTGTTTTTAATATCCTTTTTAACCTCAATAAGTTCATGGCGTTTGAGACTCGAGATCCTTTTCTAATACGGCAG GAGCGTGAGAATCCAAGTTTGACTGAATGGGACCGCTTTGCACACAGAGAATATATTAGGCTCTCGATGGAGGAAGATGCAGAAGATGTCTCGAACGGAAGTGCAGACATTTGGGACGATTCACTTGAGGCTCCATTTTGA